The Streptococcus oralis genome segment CCGGACAAAAGGTAGTTGTTCCAGGAGATATTTCTAGCGCTGCCTTTTGGTTGGTCGCTGGATTGATTGTGCCAGATTCTCGTGTGGTGCTGCAGAATGTGGGCATTAACGAAACTCGCACTGGAATCATTGATGTCATTCGCGCCATGGGAGGAAAACTCGAAATAACTGAAATCGATCCAGTCTCTAAATCTGCAACCCTGACTGTTGAGACTTCAGACCTGAAAGGAACAGAGATTGGTGGATCCTTGATTCCACGTTTGATTGATGAATTGCCCATTATTGCCCTTCTCGCGACACAAGCGCGAGGTGTAACGGTCATCAAGGATGCTGAAGAACTCAAGGTCAAGGAAACCGATCGCATTCAGGTCGTGGCAGATGCCTTAAATAGCATGGGAGCGGACATCACCCCCACAGCAGATGGGATGATTATCAAAGGAAAATCCGCCCTTCATGGCGCTAGAGTCAATACGTTTGGTGACCATCGAATTGGAATGATGACAGCCATCGCAGCCCTCTTGGTTGCTGATGGAGAAGTGGAACTTGACCGTGCTGAAGCCATCAATACCAGCTATCCTAGCTTCTTTGATGATTTGGAGAGCTTGATTCATGGCTAAGGTATTACTCGGATTTATGGGGGCAGGCAAGTCGACAATTGCTATAGGATTGGACCCAGACTACATCGATATGGATGCCTTAATCGAGGAACGTTTGGGCATGTCCATTGCGAAATTTTTCGCCGAAAAAGGAGAAGAGGCCTTTCGTCAGGTGGAGTCAGAAGTTCTAGCTGATTTACTAAAAAGGGACCGAGTTGTGTCAACTGGCGGAGGAGTTGTCATTTCTCAGAGAAATCGCGACTTGCTCAAGACCAATCCTGATAACATCTATCTAAAAGCAGATTTTGAAACCCTCTACCAACGTATCGCAGCTGACAAGGACAACCAGCGCCCGCTTTTTCTCAACAAAAGTAAAGAAGAACTAGCAGCTATTTTTCAAAAAAGACAGGCCTGGTATGAGGAAGTAGCCAGTCGGGTTTTGGATGTGACCAAGCTAAGCCCAGAGGAAATTATAGAGGAACTGAGATGAAAATTGCCTATCTAGGTCCCAAGGGATCTTTTTCGCATCATGTTGTGCAGACAGCATTTCCCAAAGAGGAATTGCAGGCTTTTGCCAACATCACAGATGTTATCAAGGCCTATGAACAAGGCTTGGTGGACTATTCGGTGGTGCCAGTTGAAAATTCCATTGAGGGAAGTGTGCATGAAAGCTTGGACTATCTTTTTCATCAGGCGGACATTCAGGCTGTTGCAGAAATAGTTCAACCCATTCATCAGCAACTGATGGCAGTTCCAGGTCAGTCAAAAATTGAGAAGATTTTTTCTCATCCTCAGGCTCTGGCTCAGGGAAAGAAATTCATAGAGGAGCATTATCCAGAAGCCCAGCTTGAAGTGACGGCAAGTACAGCTTATGCAGCTCGCTTTATCTCGGAACATCCAGACCAGCCTTATGCAGCCATTGCTCCTAAAAGTTCAGCTGAAGAATATGGCTTGGAATTAATTGCAGAGGATATTCAGGAGATGGAAGCCAATTTCACACGTTTTTGGGTGTTAGGGGCAGAGATACCGATGATTCCTTTGAACTCGCAAGCTGAAAAAATGAGTTTGGCCTTAACCTTACCGGACAATCTTCCCGGTGCCCTCTACAAGGCACTTTCAACCTTTGCTTGGCGAGGTATTGACCTAACCAAGATAGAAAGTCGCCCTTTGAAAACAGCCTTGGGAGAATATTTTTTCATTATTGATGTGGATTATAGTGCGAAAGAGCTGGTTCATTTTGCCAGACAAGAACTAGAAGCAATTGGAATCCAGTACAAGATACTGGGAACCTACCCTATTTTCACCATAAGGGACCTAGGAAAGGAGAGCCTATGAGCAAAGAAAGCCTTTTAAGTCATCATGAGCAGTTACGCTATGACTATCTCTTCAAAAATATTCATTACCTCAACGACCGTGAACGGAGGGAGTTTGATTATCTGCAACAGAAAATGGCAGGTCCCAAGTCTGAAGTTCACCATTTCTACCAAGAAGAAAAAGAAGAAACTTGGGGTAGAGATATTGATCTTCCGACTTATGGCAGTAGAAGTCGATCTAAGAGACGTGAAAAGGTAACTCCTCTGCCTAAAGTCAAAAAGAAAAAAAGAAGAATTCGCTTCAAACGAATACTGACTTGGCTCTTGCTGTTGATTACATGTGTGGCTGCGGGCATGATTATTATGTTTCTTCGAGGTTTTCAGTCGGCAACTACTAGCAATAAGCCAGCTGATGCAAAAGCGGCACAAGTACAGGTGTTTAATGGTCAAGATACTAAAGACGGGGTGAATATCCTAATCATGGGGACAGATGGCCGTATTGGTCAAAATAGTGCAGAAACTCGCACAGACACGATTATGGTATTGAATGTTAGTGGTTCGGATAAGAAAATCAAGCTAGTTAGCTTCATGCGTGACAACCTAGTCTATATTGATGGCTACAGCCAGATTGTGAATGGCAAGAAACAAATGGATAATAAACTCAACGTAGCCTATGAACTTGGGGAGCAGGAGGGGCAAAAAGGAGCAGAAATGGTCCGCAAGGTTCTAAAAGACAACTTTGATTTGGACATTAAGTACTATGCTCTAGTGGATTTTCAGGCCTTCGCAACTGCGATTGATACACTATTTCCTGATGGAGTGACTATAGACGCTAAGTTTTCAACGTTAAATGGCCAGCCTCTAACAGAAGCTACAGTTGGAGATGACCTACATGCAACAGAAACGGAATCACCAACTCAAACTATTAAAGTTGGGAAACAGCAGATGAATGGCTCGACCTTGCTCAACTACGCTCGTTTCCGTGATGATGATGAAGGAGACTATGGTCGTACCAAACGTCAGCAGCAAGTCATGTCAGCTGTTCTTGAGCAAATCAAAGATCCAACCAAACTCTTTACAGGATCAGAAGCACTTGGAAAAGTTTTTGGAATGACTTCAACCAATCTACCTTATACTTTCCTACTGACTAATGGTTTGTCAGTTATCGAAGGCGCACAGAATGGTATTGAAAGACTCACAGTGCCAGAACTTGGCGATTGGGTAGATGCCTATGATGTCTACGGAGGACAAGGCCTACTTGTCGACCAAAACAAATACCAGACTAAACTCTCCCAAATGGGAATGAGATAAGATGTAAATAAATGAAAATCAAAGCTTCATTCACTGGTGAAAAGAGTGGATTGGGCTTTGATTTTTTACGGTATCTGATGGATTTTTAAGGCTTTTTTATGGTATAATAAAACGATATAACTCGTTATTGGACAGAAGAGGAGAGACATGAGTGATTTGAAAGCGATTCAGGCTCGTAGTCTGGAAATGGCTGAATATTTTGTCGCATTTTGTAAAGAACATAATTTGTTGTGCTATCTCTGTGGTGGTGGGGCTATTGGTACCCTTCGTAATAAGGGTTTCATTCCTTGGGATGATGATTTAGACTTTTTCATGCCTCGCAAAGATTATGAAAAATTAGCAGAACTGTGGCCTCGTTATGCAGATGAGCGTTATTTCTTGTCAAAGAGTCACAAGGATTTTGTAGACCGTAACCTTTTTATTACCATTCGTGATAAGGAAACAACTTGTATCAAGCCTTATCAGAAGGATTTGGATTTGCCCCACGGTTTGGCTTTGGACGTTTTACCTTTGGATTATTATCCGAAAAATCCAGCTGAGCGTAAGAAACAGGTTCGCTGGGCCTTGATTTATTCACTCTTTTGCGCCCAAACTATCCCAGAAAAGCATGGTGCAGTCATGAAATGGGGAAGTCGTATCTTACTCGGTTTGACTCCCAAATCTCTACGTTATCGCATTTGGAAAAAAGCTGAAAAAGAAATGACCAAGTATGGTCTGGCTGAGAGCGATGGAATCACGGAATTATGCTCAGGTCCTGGCTACATGAGAAACAAGTACCCAATCGCATCCTTTGAAGATAATCTCTTCTTGCCATTTGAAGGGACTGAGATGCCCATTCCAGTGGGCTATGATGCCTATCTCAGCACTGCTTTTGGGGACTATATGACACCGCCACCAGCGGACAAGCAAGTACCGCATCATGATGCTATTATAGCGGACATGGACAAGAGCTACACAGAGTATAAGGGAGAATATGGAGCATGATGGGAGAAAGAATAAGCGTTATCGTTCCAGTCTACAATGTAGAAGCCTATTTGGAGCGATGTGTGGAGTCGATTCTTCAACAGACTTATGCCCATTTTGAGTTAATCCTAATCAACGATGGTTCTACTGATTCTAGTGGACAGATCTGTGATCACTTAGCATCTCAGTATGAGAATATCAAGGTTTATCATATCGAAAATGCTGGAGTTTCAAATGCTAGAAATATGGGAATTCAGCTAGCGACTTGTTCTTGGGTTACCTTTATTGATAGCGATGATTTCGTTACCCAGGATTACCTAGCTACTTTAGCAAGTGCAGTTGAAGGGTTGAATGTAGGCTTTGTAATTGCTCCTCTGCACCATGTCAAAAACGGCATTGTAACAGACTTACCTCCACATTCTGGAAAAACAGAACTCTGGTCAACAGAAGAAACCATGAAGGAACTACTGATGACTACTAGAACTTCATTTTTTCCAGTCGCAAAACTGTTTAAGAGAGACCTGCTTGCGGATGAAAAGTTTAATACAAATTATCACCTAGCTGAAGATGCCTTATTTTTAACTGAATTGCTACTAAAGACAAGATGTAGTAGCGTATTTATTGACAAACCAATTTATTATTATGATCATCGTGAGGGAAGTGCAACAACATCTGTTAATCAGCATGTGTTTGACACGATAGAAGTTTATAAGCACATAATTGCTCAAGTATCACAAGCTTTTCCTGATTTAAAACCTGAATTGAAAAATAGAGAATGTTGGTCGTACATCACAGTTTACGATAAAATTATCTTTACTTCATCTGAACAGTACCAAAAGGAGAAAGCCGAACTACGAACTTGGATTGTTCAGCATCGACACGAAATATGGAAGGATGCTTATTTTACTAGATTTCGCAAGATAGCAGTTCTATCACTTGTCTTTTCTCCATGGATTTATAAGAAAATTGTTGGATTAAAAAACTAATATCATGAGAAGGAGTTGAAAATGAATTTTTCAAAAATGGATGAATACTTTGAAAAATCAAAACGATGGATTGCATATCTGTTTGTTTTTATTTCGATTTTAAGTATGAGTTCACTGGTTTATAAGATAGCAAATCCAATCTATAAGGGATTGTCAGCGATTGTTGTACTTTATATTTGCTACACATTGTTGTTTAAGTGGAAACAGATTACAGTAGATCGAAAATTTTTGGCCTTATTTGGCTTGTTATCTGGGAGCCACCTACTATCGGCAGTATTCAATCGCTCCGGACATTTGATTGGGAATGTGATTGAAATCCTCTTCATGGTAACCTATGTTTTATTATTTACCATGTTACAATCAGGGCAACTTAAAAAATTATTTGACTGGATTGCCTATACGGTTCAAATTGTATCTTTTTCTTCAGCAATTTTTGCGTTTGGTTTATTAGTAAGTAGAGTCCTTATCCTATTTAAAATTGGCGAACAATCTTATTATTATGGTGTCATGAATGGACGTCTGTGGGGAATTGTCAATCCTAATGCTAGTGCGATATTTTCATACATTAGCATTATTTTGGCCATGTATTTGATCCATAAAGGAAGTAAATATTCTGTTTATCTTAAACTGAACAATCTGATTCAATTAGTATACTTTGCTACCATGCAAAGTAGAGGAGCCTTACTTTCTTTACTCCTCATGATTGGACTCTATAGTTTCTTTGCCACTAGAGGAAGTCTCATTAAACGATTCCTTACTTTTATCGTTGTTAGTGTACTGATTACTGCTACCAACATTGGATTAAGCTATGCAACTTCAATTTATATCTCATCTGAAACCGCGACTGTTTTTGACTTAAACAAAGGACAATCCTACGCCGAGACAGATTCGTCTGTTACCAAGAAGAATGGTGAACTCCATCTAATTGAAACAACACCAAGTGGTAGAACCTATATCTGGAAAAATGCAATCAAGATGGGAAGTGCCAAACCAATTTTTGGTTATGGTGTACGGAATGTTCCAGATTACTATACAGAATATTTCAGTAAATTTGAGATTCAAAATTCCCTTATCGGTGGGAATTTCCATAACATTTTTGTAACCATATTTGTCAGTTCGGGAGTTCTAGGCTTGGTATCCTTCCTTCTTATACTGGCTTATGTCATCAAGCACTTTTTAACTTATTTGATTATTTCCAAGAAAAATACTGACAAATTGATTATGATTCTTTTCTTCGGTATTTTGTTTGGTCAATTGTTTGAAAGTCAGATCATGTATTCTACCAACTTTATCAATATCATCTTTTGGTTGGCAATCGGTTATGGACTAGTGGTTTGCAAACGGGATGAAGGAGTTCGGTATCAAGAAGTAACAGATGTCAGTGAAATTCAACAGATGGAACTTGGAATCATGGAGTACATTCATGAAGTTTGTCAGAAAATTGGTGTCAAGTATTTCCTAGCATATGGAAGTCTAATTGGTGCGGTTCGCCATAAAGGTTTTATCCCTTGGGATGATGACATGGATATCTGCATGTTAAGAGAAGATTATGAGAAGTTGCAAGACTATCTCATCGCTAACCCTGATGAACGTTATGAGGTTATGTCTTATAAAAATAATCTCAACTATGTCTATCCTTTCATGAAAGTGCAGGATAACCATACCTACTTGCTAGAAGAAGATGTACGAATTGATTCCAATATGGGAATTTATGTGGATATTTTCCCTGTAGATGGTTATGAAGATGATGCAGATTTTAAAAACAAGATGACGAAACTCATAAAGAAACGTCAATTGAGTTGTTACACTTTTAAAGGAATTACCAACACGAAAAGTCTACTAAATTCTTTGATCCGTTATATCTCTGTTGTCATTTTCTATTTCACAAATACGAATAAGTATGTTGAGCAAATTGATGAGCTTGCTAAATCTAGAGCAGTTGCTGACTACGAGCAAGTTGATTATTTGATTTACAAGGATATGAATAAGCCAGTTTGGAAACGTGAGTGGTTAGAACAAGTGATTGTGGGAACATTTGAAGGTAAGGAATTTATGATTCCAAAACACTACCATGAAATTTTGACCTCTGACTACGGAGATTACATGCAATTGCCCCCTCTTGAACAAAGAGTATCTCACCATGATTTTAAACTGTGGAAAATCACTAAAAGTTCTAAGTAAGCAAATCGCAGTTAAAAATCGTTTAAAAAATTAGTCAAAATTAGGAGAATAAAACGTATGTCTGAGAGAGTTTTAAGTCTTGAAGAAATAAAACAAGTGGAGTTGGATATTTTAAAGTATCTACATGAACTATGTGAAAAGCATCAGATTAAATATTTTATTGATTTTGGAACCTTACTAGGAGCTGTCCGCCATAAAGGATTTATCCCTTGGGATGATGATACGGATATTTCCTTGGCGCGAGATGAATTTGAAAAGCTTTATAAGGTTTTAGAAAATGAGAATCATCCCTACTACAAATTGATTTCGTTTAGAGAAACAAAAGGCTATCCGTACAGTTATATGCGTGTCCATGATATTAGAACACGTAGAGATGCCAATCTTCTGGATCCGACAGTCGTATTGGGAACTTGCGTTGACATTTTTCCATACGATGGTGTCGTGACGGAGGAAAGTGATTGTAAGAAAATGAAGCTCTATAAACATTTTGTCCGCCTTTCTTCTTTGAATTTCAAAGGAATTAAATCAGAAAATGGGGGGATAAAAAATCTGCCTCGTTATATTGGATCAGCTATTTTTCGCCTAAGTTCTCCACAAACTTGGAATCAAAAATTAGAGAATCTTGCTTTGAAATATAGTGTAAATCAAGCTACAGATCTTACCTGTACGATATTTGATCCAAGCTTTCCAGAGGGAATCAAAAAAGAATGGCTCTATGATCTGGTTGATATGCCATACGAAAACATCGTAGTGAAGGCTCCGAGAAAATATCATGAAATTCTTGTCTACGAATTTGGAGCCGACTATATGACTCCACCACCTGTTGAACAACAGGTTCCAGGAACTGATAAGAATTATTGGATTGATTAGTAAGAGATTGTTTTCATCGAGAAAGGAGTGTTCAAGATGACGAATAAAAAATTAGTTAAATCAGTCAGTTATAGTTTACTTGCTTTCCTTTTTGTGTTGATTGGTTTATCACAACAAGTTAATGCAGACACCATTACTGCTGGTTCAGGCAACCGTATCCATTTCATAAATACTAAAGCAAAATCTGGGAGTGATGCTATCCTTCTGGAAAGTAATGGTCATTATGCTTTGATTGATATGGGAGAAGACTATGATTTTCCTGATGGGAGTGACCCACGTTATCCAAGCCGCTGGGGGATTTCCATGAGAAATTATCAAGTCTTGGAAGACCGTTTGATTCGCCATCTTGATCAGATTGGTGTTAAAAAATTAGATTTTATTTTGGGGACTCATGTTCATAGTGACCATATCGGCGGAGCAGATGAGATACTTAATCGTTACCAAGTTGGTAAGTTTTATTTAAAAAAATATTCAGATGAACGGATTACCTCACACTGGGGACTCTGGGATAATCTTTTCAATTATGATAATGTTTTAAGAGCCGCATACAAACGAGGAGTTACTCTTATTCAGAATATTACAGACGAGGATAGTCACTTTAAATTAGGTGATATGGATATCCAACTCTATAATTATAAAAATGAATATGATGCTGATGGTAACCTGAAAAAAGTTCGAGATGATAACTCAAACTCAATCGTTTCAGTGGTGACTGTGGCAGGAAAGAGAATCTACCTTGGTGGAGATTTGGATAATGCCGAAGGAGCGGAAGATAAGTTAGGTCCAGTTATCGGTAAGGTTGATATGATGAAATGGAATCATCATTATGATGCGACAATTTCAAATACGATTAATTTTCTTGAAAACCTATCTCCAAAGATGATTATTCAGACAACTGGTGGTGATATTAATGTTGCTTCAACCAGAGAATATCTCCAAAAGAAAAATATTCAAGTTCTCAGAGCTTCTAGTCAAACTCAAGACGCTACCGTTTTTGATATTAGTGATAGCGGATTTGCCAATGTTTCTAATCTCTTCCCTGACATCCCTGTAGTTGACGAAAAATGGTATCAAGAAGGTGGCTACTGGAAATATCGTTTAAGTGATGGGGAAATGGCTATCGGTTGGAAAGAGATTGGCGGAGCCACTTACTTCTTTAATGGAAAAGGACAAATGCAAGCAGGCCGCTGGCTTCACCTTAATGATGATTGGGGAGAAAATGCTAAGGGCAATGATTACTATCTCAACTCAAATGGTAAAATACAAACAGGCGGTTGGTTCAAGCTGGATGGCTCTTGGTATTATATCCAATCAAATGGCGCTAGACGATTTAGTGAGCTTTCTGAAATTGGAGGGAAGAAATATCTCTTTGCAGCAGATGGAAAGATGTTAACAGGACATCAAGTCTTTAATGGCAAGAAGATGTTCTTTGCAGACAGTGGAGCACTCCAAACAGCAGGTAAGCCTTCAACTTGGCAAAAGATTGACTCAGATTGGTATTTCTATGATGAGGATGGGTTACGAACTATCGGTAAAAAGAATATCAATGGAAGCACATATTACTTTAATCAAGAAGGTGTCATGCAAACTGGCTGGGCCTTTGTTGATGGTCACTGGAACTATTTTGCAAGTTCTGGAGCTATGAAAACTGGATGGATCAAGGATCAAGATACTTGGTATTATCTGGATAAAGATGGTATCATGCTCACTGGAAAACAAGATATAAATGGTGTTCGTTACTATTTGAACGCTAGTGGTGCAATGCAAACGGGCTGGAAATGGCTAGAGAACAATTGGTATTACTATGCGAACTCAGGAGCTATGAAAACAGGCTGGATTAAGGATAATGAGAAATGGTATTATCTAAATCAAGATGGTATTATGCAGACCGGGAAACAAGAAATCAACGGTACGCGTTACTATTTGAATACCAGCGGTGCCATGCAAACAGGCTGGCAGTGGCTTGATAAACACTGGCATTACTACGCTGACTCAGGAGCTATGAAGACTGGTTGGTTGAAAGAGCAAGGAACATGGTATTATCTTGAAGATCAGGAAGGCATCATGTTGGTCGGTTTCCAACAAGTGGATGGTAAGCAATATTACTTTAGTGCATCAGGTGTCATGCAGACAGGCTGGAAATGGTTTGATAATCATTATCGTTACTTTGAAGGAAGTGGAGCTATGAAGACAGGTTGGATAAAGGATAAAGGAATCTGGTATTATCTCAATCTTGAAGATGGCATCATGCTAGTTGGTCTTCACAAAATCAATGGCGACCATTATTACTTTGATGAATCAGGAGCTATGCAGACCGGTTGGAAACGAATTGACGGTAATTGGTACTATTTCCAAACAGATGGTTCCTTGTTGAAAAATGCTACCACACCGGATGGTTATAAGGTAAACGAGGAAGGCATTTGGAGACAGGCTGTTGCTGCTGTAAATGGCGAAGCAGATCAGTCAGAGAAGAAGCAAGAAGCTAGTTCCTCTAGTGCTGAACAGCCAAAACAAGATTCAAATCTAGAAGCCAATACTTCTGACAAGAAAGAAAAAGAATAAAAGAAACACCCTACTAGTAAACGCTCGTTTATCAGTAGGGTGTTCTTTTAGTTTCTTTTGATCTTAGCTAATACTAGGTTCAGTGCATAGTGAAGTGTTTTATCCTTAGTGAGAAAGAGTGTTAAGAGATAGTAGATTCCACAAGTAGCTATGGTAGAGAGAACCATGAGAATCATATTGAGGTTCACCGTATAGGAACTGATTTGGAAAATCATCTTGAAAATATAGAAGATAGGGATAAATCCAAGGGATATAAGACCATAACGTGTTAAGGTCACAAAGATTTCTTTTAAATTAATTAGTTGATGTTTCTTAATAAAATGAATTTCTAAGAGAACAACGATGGCTTCCGCAATAATGGTAGTAGCAATATAATACTCAGGGGCAAAAATATTATTGATATACAAGATACAGTTGAAGAGGAGATTTGCTCCACCACCAGCAAAGTAGAAAGCGGTCAAGCGGTTCTCGTGGTCATTGATAAAGATAATTTGCTTACCAAGAATCAATTCAATAGCCCAGATAATGGTTCGAAAGGCGAAGACGCTGGTCACGATACCTGCCTCAAGATACTTTTCAGAAGAGTAGATAACCGTTGCGTACTTTCCTAAAATCATAATTCCGAAACTAGTTGGAATCATGAGAAAATAGAATAATGATGCCGCTTGATTTACAAGATAATTATAAGAATTGTAATCCTTTTTCCCGAGGTAGTAGCCGAGACGTGGAATGCTGACACTGATAGCTCCACTTAGGACACCAGCAATCAGCATGACAATGCTATAGGCAATTGTATAATAAGAAATGTAGTTTTCATCTGGTCCCTTGGTGATAAACATTCTATCTAGCAAGGTATAAAGCATATTAGCGTTTGCTAAGAGAAGCATAGTAAAGAGTGGTTTAGAAGCTTTAGCTAATTCGACGAATCCAATTTTAACAAAAGAAACTTCTCTCTTAATCCAAAGAAAACTAAGGAGGTAGTTGAGGATAGTTGTCGCAGTCATGACGATAGTGTAGGGAACAATATCATCAGCAGTTTTGACAAAGGCAAAGATGGCGACCAGCATGGTAATCCGAATAATCAATGTCTTGTAAAGGATAAAGGCATAGTTTTCATAGGCCTCATTCATCCATTCGATATTGAGGAATTGGAAGAGAGCTTGGGCTCCTAGGATGTAGTAGAGGACTTTCAGGTTCTCAATGCTGGTGTCAAAGAAGATGAAGAGGAAGTAGATACCAGTCGTCAGGAGAGAAGTGAAAACTGAGATATAAAACAACTTAGAAAAGACGTAGTTGATTTTATTCTTATCGTCCTTAACCTTACTGATAGCACGAATCCCGTAGTTGTATATTCCAAAGGCAGCTAGTGGAATAACGAAACTTGCCCAGGTATTGGCCGTATTGAAATAACCGTAGTTGGATTTGCTGAGGATCCGCGTCAGATAAGGGTTGGTTATCAACGGAAAAACGATATTGAGAATATTGACCAGCAAGCTGGCCAAGGCATTTACTTTTATATTTTTCATTGAACTTTCTTTCCTAAATCTTAAATCATCACTAGTATTATATCATATTCAGCGCCATTCTTTTGATAAAATCGTAAAAATCTAGTATAATAGATAAACTGAAAGTATGAGGTTACTAGATATGAAGATGAAACAAATTAGTGATACAACACTGAAAATCACGATGACTTTAGATGATTTGATGGATCGGGGAATGGAAATCGCAGACTTTCTCGTTCCTCAGGAAAAAACAGAAGAGTTTTTCTATGCTATTTTAGATGAACTGGAAATGCCAGACAATTTCTTGGATAGTGGCATGCTGAGTTTCCGTGTGACGCCAAAACCTGATAAGGTGGATGTCTTTGTGACCAAGTCCAAGATTGACCAAAATCTAGATTTTGATGATTTGGCGGACCTACCTGACATGGAAGAATTGGCCCAAATGTCACCAGATGAATTTCTCAAGACACTAGAAAAGAGTATCGCAGAGAAAACCAAGGATGATATAGAGGCTATTCAATCCCTAGAACAGGTCGAGGCTAAGGAAGAGGAGCTGGAGCAAGCGAACAAGGAGACTGAGAGCAAGAAGGAACCTTATATCTACTATATCTTGCGTTTCGCAAATCTTGCTGACCTAGTTGCTTTTGCAAAGACGGTTAACTACCAGATGGAAACATCTGAACTCTATAAGATGAATGACCACTATTATTTGACAATCTTAGTTGATGTGGAAAACCATCCTAGTCCATATCCAGCCTGGCTCTTGGCTCGTATGCGTGAATTTGCTGACGACAGTGATATCAGTCGTTCAGTCTTGCAGGAATATGGTCAAATTTTGATCAATCATGATGCCGTGCTTGGTCTTCAAAAAATCAACAATTAAGAAAGGCGAACCAATTGATTCGTTTTTTCTTTTCCATCTATAAATCGTGGTTTTC includes the following:
- the mecA gene encoding adaptor protein MecA gives rise to the protein MKMKQISDTTLKITMTLDDLMDRGMEIADFLVPQEKTEEFFYAILDELEMPDNFLDSGMLSFRVTPKPDKVDVFVTKSKIDQNLDFDDLADLPDMEELAQMSPDEFLKTLEKSIAEKTKDDIEAIQSLEQVEAKEEELEQANKETESKKEPYIYYILRFANLADLVAFAKTVNYQMETSELYKMNDHYYLTILVDVENHPSPYPAWLLARMREFADDSDISRSVLQEYGQILINHDAVLGLQKINN
- a CDS encoding MBL fold metallo-hydrolase: MTNKKLVKSVSYSLLAFLFVLIGLSQQVNADTITAGSGNRIHFINTKAKSGSDAILLESNGHYALIDMGEDYDFPDGSDPRYPSRWGISMRNYQVLEDRLIRHLDQIGVKKLDFILGTHVHSDHIGGADEILNRYQVGKFYLKKYSDERITSHWGLWDNLFNYDNVLRAAYKRGVTLIQNITDEDSHFKLGDMDIQLYNYKNEYDADGNLKKVRDDNSNSIVSVVTVAGKRIYLGGDLDNAEGAEDKLGPVIGKVDMMKWNHHYDATISNTINFLENLSPKMIIQTTGGDINVASTREYLQKKNIQVLRASSQTQDATVFDISDSGFANVSNLFPDIPVVDEKWYQEGGYWKYRLSDGEMAIGWKEIGGATYFFNGKGQMQAGRWLHLNDDWGENAKGNDYYLNSNGKIQTGGWFKLDGSWYYIQSNGARRFSELSEIGGKKYLFAADGKMLTGHQVFNGKKMFFADSGALQTAGKPSTWQKIDSDWYFYDEDGLRTIGKKNINGSTYYFNQEGVMQTGWAFVDGHWNYFASSGAMKTGWIKDQDTWYYLDKDGIMLTGKQDINGVRYYLNASGAMQTGWKWLENNWYYYANSGAMKTGWIKDNEKWYYLNQDGIMQTGKQEINGTRYYLNTSGAMQTGWQWLDKHWHYYADSGAMKTGWLKEQGTWYYLEDQEGIMLVGFQQVDGKQYYFSASGVMQTGWKWFDNHYRYFEGSGAMKTGWIKDKGIWYYLNLEDGIMLVGLHKINGDHYYFDESGAMQTGWKRIDGNWYYFQTDGSLLKNATTPDGYKVNEEGIWRQAVAAVNGEADQSEKKQEASSSSAEQPKQDSNLEANTSDKKEKE
- a CDS encoding oligosaccharide flippase family protein; amino-acid sequence: MKNIKVNALASLLVNILNIVFPLITNPYLTRILSKSNYGYFNTANTWASFVIPLAAFGIYNYGIRAISKVKDDKNKINYVFSKLFYISVFTSLLTTGIYFLFIFFDTSIENLKVLYYILGAQALFQFLNIEWMNEAYENYAFILYKTLIIRITMLVAIFAFVKTADDIVPYTIVMTATTILNYLLSFLWIKREVSFVKIGFVELAKASKPLFTMLLLANANMLYTLLDRMFITKGPDENYISYYTIAYSIVMLIAGVLSGAISVSIPRLGYYLGKKDYNSYNYLVNQAASLFYFLMIPTSFGIMILGKYATVIYSSEKYLEAGIVTSVFAFRTIIWAIELILGKQIIFINDHENRLTAFYFAGGGANLLFNCILYINNIFAPEYYIATTIIAEAIVVLLEIHFIKKHQLINLKEIFVTLTRYGLISLGFIPIFYIFKMIFQISSYTVNLNMILMVLSTIATCGIYYLLTLFLTKDKTLHYALNLVLAKIKRN